The Campylobacter sp. CN_NE2 region CAATCGTAGCAAGTCCAAAAAAAACAAGCAAAGCCGAGCAAATAATAAAATAAAATTCTCTTAAAATAATAAATCCTTTTAAATTTATAAACGAAGCATTGTAACGAATTTAGAATTAAAATTTAATTTGAAAACGCCCGAATTTTCAGTTTTCGGGCGTTTAAATTTGTTATTAGTTTTTGACGGCTTTTCCAAGATCCCACATAGGCATAAAGATACCAAGCGCAAGTAGCAAAACCATACCTGCCATAAAAAATAGCATAATCGGCTCAACATAGCTTGAAATATTATCGATAATATCGTCAAATTTTTCTTTGTAATAATCAGTTACATTTCCTAGCATTTTATCTAGACTTCCTGATTGCTCACCGGCACTAATCATCTGAATAAGCATACTTTCATAAAGCCCAGTATTTCGCATAGCATCGGTTAAGCTAACACCTTGTTGCACTGCAACTTTAATGGTAGAGAGTTTTTCTTTTAGCGTTTCGTTATCAACCATCAAAACAGCAGTATCAAGTGCATCTGCTATCGGAATACCAGCTCGGACTAGCTCAGTGAAAATAAGCATAAATCTTGACATAGTAGAATAAAAAATAATCTTACCAAATAGATAAACTTTTAAAATTCCCTTATCCCAGCCTCGCTTAAATTCATCGTTATTTTTATACGCCCATTTAAGAGCCACAATAGTGCCAATAATCGCGAGTAAAACATATATACCATAATTACTCAAAACAGATTCGATTCCTAACAAAATTCGTGTAGGAAGTGGTAAATCAGCACCTAGTTCTTCAAAAATTTCACGGAATTTAGGAACAACATAAAGCATCAAAATAGAAAAAGCAATCGCCATAACTATCATAAGTATCATAGGATAGCGCATAGCCTTTTTGAATTTTCTTTGGTTTTCCCAAATCTCATCAAGCATTTGAGCTAGTTTCGCCAAAGACTCAGCCATATTACCCGTGCTTTCACCAAGACTAATCATCGCAATAACGACATCGCCAAGTTCACCTCTAAATTTTTCAGAAGATTCTGTTAAGCTAAGACCAGCATTAAGGTCATCATTCATAGCAGAGAAAATCTCTTTTAATTTTCTATCTTCTGTTGCATTTGCGACCTCTTTAATGGAATCATGAATAGAAATACCGGCATTTGTCATAACAGAAAGTTGTTTAATAGAAGCTACAAGAGCAGGAATTCTAACTCTACTACTGGCTCCCATAAGTCTAGTAACTTGCGTTTTAATATCTCCCAATGAAGCACTAACATTACTAGTTTGTGTTTCGCCAATCTTAGTTATAACGCCACCGTTTCTTTGCTTAATTAAATTTCTAGCCGCAACTTTGTTATCAGCTTTTAGAAACATCTTTTGTTTTTTTCCGTTTGCAATATATTCTACTTCAAAATTTTTCATTGTTTTGCCACCCTATAAATTTCTTCAATACTTGTTGCTCCCCTTGCCGCACGGATCACGCCATCGTGGAACATATCAATAAAACCTTCTTTAAGAGCCAACTCTTTCATTTCGTCCTTAGAGGCACCATTTGCTATTAAACTTTGCATACTATCACTAATAGGTAAAATCTCGCTTATCATCTCTCGTCCTGCATATCCAGTTCCAGCACACTCATCGCAACCAACAGGTTTATAAAATGTATATTTTTCAGGTAGATACGGCGCAAGAGTATCTAGCATAGATTTTGGAAGCATTGTTGGCTGTTTGCATTTTGGACAAAGTTTTCGCACCAATCGTTGTGCTTCAACCGCAATTAACGCACCGCTTATAAGATAACTTTCAATACCCATATCTACAATTCTAGGGATTGCGCTAATTGCGTCATTTGTGTGAAGTGTTGAAAATACAAGGTGTCCAGTAAGTGCCGCTTGAATCGCGATACGCAATGTTTCTTGGTCACGAATCTCACCGATCATTATAATATCAGGGTCTTGACGCAAAATAGAACGCAAAGCCGCAGCAAATGTAAGCCCTGCTTTTTCATTAACATGGACTTGTTGGATCAAATTTACCTGATACTCAACAGGATCCTCAACGGTAATAATCTTCGTATCAACACTTTTTACATCATTAAGTGCCGCATAAAGCGTAGTTGATTTACCGCTACCAGTTGGCCCGGTAACCAATATAACGCCATAAGGCGCATGCATTGCGTTATTAAATTTTTTAAAGCTTTCTGGGTGCATACCTAATTTTTCAAGACTAATAATAACCTTTGATTTATCCAAAATACGCATAACGGT contains the following coding sequences:
- a CDS encoding type II secretion system F family protein, producing the protein MKNFEVEYIANGKKQKMFLKADNKVAARNLIKQRNGGVITKIGETQTSNVSASLGDIKTQVTRLMGASSRVRIPALVASIKQLSVMTNAGISIHDSIKEVANATEDRKLKEIFSAMNDDLNAGLSLTESSEKFRGELGDVVIAMISLGESTGNMAESLAKLAQMLDEIWENQRKFKKAMRYPMILMIVMAIAFSILMLYVVPKFREIFEELGADLPLPTRILLGIESVLSNYGIYVLLAIIGTIVALKWAYKNNDEFKRGWDKGILKVYLFGKIIFYSTMSRFMLIFTELVRAGIPIADALDTAVLMVDNETLKEKLSTIKVAVQQGVSLTDAMRNTGLYESMLIQMISAGEQSGSLDKMLGNVTDYYKEKFDDIIDNISSYVEPIMLFFMAGMVLLLALGIFMPMWDLGKAVKN